A genomic segment from Nocardiopsis sp. Huas11 encodes:
- a CDS encoding IS30 family transposase — protein MSFSKQELARLRERFLEQMADDGNVTEVARSLGINRNTAFGWARQAGLRSQRRPRPHPAREEYERLRKNSVPRREAARRVGINERTARDWDHGVRRSGNSRFYPDGRRVDYSTGQTTMESMTTPAPTVASLERPVHQRFLTLPDREKIADLHRAGRSLQAIGRALGRPASTIKRELDRHSNTDGSYGAYAAQRRAVARRARPKPAKLAAPGALRDYVATGLRKRWSPEQISKRVCSDHPQDEDMRVSHETIYQALYVQARGGLKREVSAALRTGRIRRRTHRTGERRQSRFADPMVMISERPAEVEDRAVPGHWEGDLITGAQNKSAIITLVERSTRYVMLGHVPGEHTAEAVGGVLSALVASLPEHLRGSLTWDQGSEMAGHKAFSVATGVPVFFCDPASPWQRGSNENTNGLLRQYFPKGTDLSVHGPLDLEHVAQELNGRPRKTLGWETPAERLHTLV, from the coding sequence GTGTCGTTTTCCAAGCAGGAACTGGCCCGGCTGCGGGAACGGTTCCTGGAACAGATGGCCGATGACGGCAACGTCACCGAGGTCGCCCGATCCCTGGGCATCAACCGCAACACCGCGTTCGGCTGGGCCCGCCAGGCCGGACTGCGCTCCCAGCGCCGGCCACGGCCACACCCGGCACGGGAGGAGTACGAACGCCTGCGCAAGAACTCTGTGCCCCGCCGCGAGGCCGCACGGCGAGTCGGGATCAACGAGCGCACCGCCCGTGACTGGGACCACGGGGTCCGCAGATCGGGCAACTCCCGGTTCTACCCTGACGGGCGCCGGGTCGACTACTCCACCGGACAGACCACGATGGAGTCCATGACCACCCCCGCGCCGACCGTGGCCTCGCTCGAAAGACCGGTCCACCAGCGCTTCTTGACCCTGCCCGACCGGGAGAAGATCGCGGACCTGCACCGAGCCGGACGGAGCCTGCAGGCCATCGGCCGGGCGTTGGGACGCCCGGCCTCGACGATCAAGCGCGAACTCGACCGCCACAGCAACACGGACGGCTCTTATGGTGCCTATGCGGCCCAGCGCCGGGCGGTCGCACGCAGGGCGCGTCCCAAACCCGCCAAGCTCGCCGCTCCGGGCGCTTTGCGGGACTACGTCGCCACGGGTTTGCGGAAACGGTGGTCACCGGAGCAGATCAGCAAACGGGTCTGCTCGGACCACCCCCAGGACGAGGACATGCGTGTGAGCCACGAGACGATCTACCAGGCCCTTTACGTCCAGGCCCGCGGCGGGCTCAAACGTGAGGTGAGCGCGGCGCTGCGCACCGGCCGGATCCGGCGCAGAACCCACCGAACGGGTGAGCGGCGCCAGAGCCGGTTCGCCGATCCGATGGTGATGATCAGCGAGCGTCCCGCCGAGGTCGAAGACCGTGCCGTGCCGGGACACTGGGAGGGGGATCTGATCACGGGCGCGCAGAACAAGTCCGCGATCATCACCCTGGTCGAGCGCTCCACCCGGTACGTGATGCTGGGGCACGTGCCCGGCGAGCACACCGCCGAGGCTGTCGGAGGTGTTCTGAGCGCCCTGGTCGCCTCGCTGCCCGAGCATCTGCGCGGGTCGCTGACCTGGGACCAGGGAAGCGAGATGGCCGGCCACAAGGCGTTCTCGGTGGCTACGGGGGTACCGGTGTTCTTCTGCGACCCGGCCTCGCCCTGGCAGCGGGGCTCGAACGAGAACACGAACGGGCTGTTGCGCCAGTACTTCCCCAAGGGCACCGACCTATCGGTGCACGGCCCGCTGGATCTGGAGCATGTCGCTCAGGAGCTGAATGGTCGGCCACGCAAGACGCTCGGCTGGGAAACCCCAGCCGAGCGTCTGCATACACTCGTGTGA
- a CDS encoding lamin tail domain-containing protein, with protein MRTTLRAGFAAAMLAALLVPGPVEAASTTGALMITHVRPNAGGADTVDGKARNLNGEYFIIRNATNATVNVRGYVPDITSNTYGRVLPSYNLPAGATAYVHTGSGTHYKDSNGKHHIYRGYARHVLPNTATSRNPDLRLKKPGSADDNGSRGTISSCNWGTAANGTTYRC; from the coding sequence ATGCGCACGACCCTGCGTGCCGGATTCGCGGCGGCCATGCTCGCCGCCCTGCTCGTCCCAGGACCCGTCGAAGCGGCGTCCACCACGGGCGCGCTCATGATCACCCACGTGCGTCCCAACGCCGGCGGGGCCGACACCGTCGACGGCAAGGCCCGCAACCTGAACGGGGAGTACTTCATCATCAGGAACGCCACCAACGCGACGGTGAACGTCCGCGGGTACGTCCCCGACATCACGAGCAACACCTACGGGCGCGTCCTGCCCTCGTACAACCTGCCCGCCGGAGCGACCGCCTACGTCCACACCGGCAGCGGCACGCACTACAAGGACTCCAACGGCAAGCACCACATCTACCGCGGGTACGCGCGGCACGTCCTGCCCAACACCGCCACGTCGAGGAACCCCGACCTGCGGTTGAAGAAGCCCGGGAGCGCGGACGACAACGGCTCGAGGGGCACGATCAGCTCGTGCAACTGGGGCACCGCCGCCAACGGCACCACCTACCGCTGCTGA
- a CDS encoding glycosyltransferase family 2 protein: MTERDRPRQEPEGATRGERPPPVDVVLPCLDEASALPWVIERVPEGWRPIVVDNGSTDGSARIAEGLGALVVTESRRGFGSACHAGLLAATADIVCFCDCDASLDPSLLPRVVDDVREGRADLVVGRRRPTRGGAWPVHARVGNAAVARMLRRRTGVRIRDIGPMRAARRTDLLALGLADRRSGYPLEMVVRAADARWRIEEVDVPYYPRTGASKVTGTWRGTWTAVRDMSAVLREPSARPRTRSVGGDR, translated from the coding sequence GTGACCGAACGTGACCGCCCCCGGCAGGAACCCGAGGGGGCGACGCGAGGGGAGCGGCCACCACCGGTGGACGTGGTCCTCCCGTGCCTGGACGAGGCCTCGGCCCTGCCGTGGGTCATCGAGCGCGTGCCCGAGGGATGGCGGCCGATCGTGGTCGACAACGGGTCCACGGACGGCTCCGCGCGCATCGCCGAAGGACTGGGCGCCCTGGTCGTCACCGAGAGCAGACGGGGGTTCGGCTCGGCCTGTCACGCGGGACTCCTCGCCGCCACCGCCGACATCGTCTGCTTCTGCGACTGCGACGCGTCCCTGGACCCGTCCCTGCTCCCGCGCGTGGTGGACGACGTGCGCGAGGGTCGGGCGGATCTGGTCGTGGGCCGTCGGCGCCCCACGCGCGGCGGCGCCTGGCCCGTCCACGCCCGGGTGGGCAACGCCGCGGTCGCGCGCATGCTGCGCAGACGTACCGGTGTGCGGATCCGCGACATCGGGCCCATGCGCGCCGCACGCCGGACGGACCTGCTCGCCCTCGGCCTGGCCGACCGGCGCTCCGGCTACCCCCTGGAGATGGTCGTGCGCGCCGCGGACGCGCGGTGGCGGATCGAGGAGGTGGACGTCCCCTACTACCCGAGGACCGGCGCCTCCAAGGTGACCGGCACGTGGCGGGGGACGTGGACGGCGGTGCGGGACATGTCGGCGGTCCTGCGCGAGCCCTCCGCACGCCCACGGACGCGCTCCGTGGGAGGGGACCGGTGA
- a CDS encoding DUF2064 domain-containing protein, whose translation MNAPARAVGPADPVEPVEATEATEATEATEPVGPVGATTFLVIAKEPVPGRVKTRLAPEYTAEEAARLAAAALADTLRTVLSLPARRRVLVLEGRPGPWLPDSGFDVVAQTGGGLDERLAAAFAGSSGPTLLLGMDTPQVTARTLAPVLAADAWRRADAWFGPSEDGGFWALGLADPDPALVRGVPMSTDRTGRIQRRRLTDAGLRVVDLPVLTDVDTAADVDRVAGQAPGSRFARAVRDRANGVVG comes from the coding sequence GTGAACGCCCCCGCGCGAGCGGTCGGACCCGCCGATCCCGTAGAGCCGGTCGAAGCCACCGAAGCCACCGAAGCCACCGAAGCCACCGAACCGGTCGGACCCGTCGGGGCCACGACCTTCCTGGTGATCGCCAAGGAGCCCGTCCCCGGACGGGTCAAGACCCGGTTGGCGCCCGAGTACACCGCCGAAGAGGCCGCGCGCCTGGCCGCCGCCGCGCTCGCGGACACCCTGCGCACGGTGCTGTCGCTGCCAGCCCGCCGCCGAGTCCTGGTCCTGGAGGGGCGGCCGGGGCCGTGGCTGCCGGACTCCGGGTTCGACGTCGTCGCCCAGACGGGCGGCGGACTGGACGAGCGCCTGGCCGCCGCGTTCGCCGGGTCCTCGGGGCCCACGCTGCTCCTGGGCATGGACACGCCGCAGGTCACGGCGCGCACCCTCGCCCCCGTGCTGGCCGCCGACGCCTGGCGGCGCGCCGACGCGTGGTTCGGGCCGAGCGAGGACGGGGGGTTCTGGGCCCTCGGCCTCGCAGACCCCGACCCCGCCCTGGTGCGGGGCGTGCCGATGTCCACCGATCGGACCGGCCGGATCCAGCGCCGACGCCTGACCGACGCGGGCCTTCGGGTCGTCGATCTGCCGGTCCTGACGGACGTGGACACCGCGGCCGACGTCGACCGGGTGGCCGGCCAGGCGCCCGGGAGCCGGTTCGCGCGGGCGGTCCGGGACCGGGCGAACGGGGTGGTGGGATGA
- a CDS encoding NAD(P)-dependent oxidoreductase — MRVLVTGGAGFIGSQAAEALRAAGHTVVTLDALLPQAHAGRPPGEAGVDLVCDVRDGDAVERALRGVDAVCHQAAMVGLGSDFDDAPDYVGCNDLGTAVLLAAMARAGVRDIMLAGSMVVYGEGAYTCAEHGPVRPGPRLEADLAAGRFDPPCPRCGARLEPGLVGEDAPADPRNVYAATKLAQEHLCAAWARAVGGRAVSLRYHNVYGPGMPRDTPYAGVASFFRSALARGRAPRVFEDGRQRRDFVHVRDVAEANAAVVTALPERPPGVLSAFNVGSGTPHTVGDMAWALAEAHGGPDPVVTGEYRLGDVRHITASSARLTEEFDWRARVGFTEGVREFARAEPRARSGAQAPAR, encoded by the coding sequence ATGCGCGTACTTGTCACTGGTGGGGCGGGGTTCATCGGTTCGCAGGCGGCGGAGGCCCTCCGCGCCGCTGGGCACACGGTGGTGACGCTCGACGCCCTGCTGCCGCAGGCCCACGCGGGCCGGCCCCCGGGAGAGGCGGGCGTGGACCTGGTGTGCGACGTCCGCGACGGCGACGCCGTGGAACGGGCCCTGCGCGGCGTGGACGCCGTGTGCCACCAGGCGGCGATGGTGGGGCTGGGATCGGACTTCGACGACGCGCCCGACTACGTCGGCTGCAACGACCTGGGCACCGCGGTGCTGCTGGCCGCGATGGCCCGCGCGGGCGTGCGCGACATCATGCTCGCCGGATCGATGGTGGTCTACGGCGAGGGCGCCTACACCTGCGCCGAGCACGGACCCGTCCGGCCCGGTCCGCGTCTGGAGGCCGACCTGGCCGCCGGCCGTTTCGACCCGCCGTGCCCCCGCTGCGGGGCCCGCCTGGAGCCCGGGCTGGTCGGCGAGGACGCCCCGGCCGACCCGCGCAACGTCTACGCCGCCACCAAGCTGGCGCAGGAGCACCTCTGCGCGGCGTGGGCGCGTGCGGTCGGCGGTCGCGCGGTGTCGCTGCGCTACCACAACGTCTACGGGCCCGGCATGCCGCGTGACACTCCCTACGCGGGGGTGGCGTCGTTCTTCCGTTCCGCCCTGGCTCGCGGCCGGGCCCCGCGCGTGTTCGAGGACGGCCGCCAGCGGCGCGACTTCGTGCACGTGCGCGACGTGGCCGAGGCCAACGCCGCGGTGGTCACGGCCCTTCCCGAACGACCCCCGGGCGTGCTGTCCGCGTTCAACGTCGGCAGCGGGACGCCGCACACGGTCGGTGACATGGCGTGGGCCCTGGCGGAGGCGCACGGAGGACCCGATCCCGTCGTCACCGGCGAGTACCGCCTGGGCGACGTCCGGCACATCACCGCCTCCTCCGCGCGCCTGACCGAGGAGTTCGACTGGCGTGCGCGCGTCGGCTTCACCGAAGGGGTGCGGGAGTTCGCGCGGGCGGAGCCCCGTGCGCGGTCCGGGGCCCAGGCGCCGGCGCGCTGA